The genomic window TCTGCAGGAGGGCGTCTCTATCGCGAACCGGAGCCGCGCGCAGGAGGGAAAGACAGGATTTTGGAACCTTGCAGGCAGCACGGCGAACACCATTGGCACCGCAGTCACAGGACAGGACCGGCAGGCCCTTGAGCAAATGCTTGAGGCCGGCGGCGAGGGCGCGAAGATCGCAGCCATGGTCGGCGGAGCGACGATTGTTGTCAACACGGCGACGGGCACTGTGATTCAGGGGCGCAGGGACACGCAGACCGGCAGGCTCATCACTGTGACAGAGAGCATTGACGCTGTGGTGGAGACCGGCCTTGAGAGCGCGCCCGGTACGGAGAGCTACCGGCTGGCGACGAAGATCAAAAGCGACATGGATGCGGGCAGACCGGTATCTGAGCGCCGGATTGGCGAGCTCTACCGCGCCAATATTCTGGCTGTTGAAGCTGAGAATGCCGCAGCGGGCGAAAAAAATACCCCCACGAATGTGGGGGATGAGTACGCTGATACCGGGGGAACGGGAGAGACTGCCTCGCAGAATCGCCTGATTCCGTACTCGGACCGGGAGGCCGCCAACCTGTTGACCGGTGTGAAAAACAGGATTTATCACACAGGTACAGATATTACGGACTTTGTTAAAAACGCACTGAGCGACAAAAACAGCAACCAGAAGCTCTATCTCGGCAAGGTGCCGCAGAGCACGGCAGATCAGATTGCCGGTCTGACGGGCGTAGATGTTTCCGGCTACAACGTCGTGATTCCCGGCGACGCCGTACGGCATACATTTAAGCACCACGGGGATGTGGTAAGCGAATCAAACAGAGGTCAGGTAGCTGTGACGCCTGAGACGGTGAGCCTTATTCCTGAGATTGTCGCAAATCCTGATAATATCAGAGTATCGCCTGTAAAAGATTCCAGCGGCAGGACTGCGCTCTTCTTTGAAAAGAGCTATGGGGACACTATAATAGTATTACAAGGCGTTTCACAGGGTCAGCACTCGCTGGTACTCGACACCATGTACATAAAAAAAGAGAGGTCTCCCACAACGTCCGATGCCAAAGGCCCCGAACACAACGTCCGAAACGGAGGTGGGCAAACCTCTAATAATAATATACCCAAAAATGGAGAAAATGTCAATCGGGCGGGCGGTGTGGCTGTGGTGGAAGAGCCGCAGAACATGCAGGGAACAAAGGCAGTCAATGCCGTTGCGCCCGCCGATGGCTCGGGGTATAATAAAACCAGCAATGGTGCAGCTTCTACGGGAAGAGCAAAAGAATTTGATGCAGACGGGAACCCTGTTTATGCAACAACCAGGGCGCAGGCGGATATTCAGCCGGAGAATTTTGCCGACCGGAAGCGCCGAAAGAGGGAAGCCGCTGAAAGGTATGGTATCACAGCGCAGGAGAGCATCTCCCTCGATAGTTATACCATGGGGATGTTCCATGAGCTCAACAAGCGTATGCGAGACGGAACTCTCAAAAGTGCGGATATGGCCATTTTGGACAGAATCGTTTCGGCTCTCAAAAAACATCCGGTTTTCAGCGGGCGAACTTACAGAAACCTCGACTTTGACAGCGAGGCCGCCTATAGGAGCTTTCTCTCTGAACACGGCGTCGGGCAGGAGATTTTGCTTAAGGCATTCACTTCTGCCTCCAAGCGCCCGAATGGATATCCCGTGTTCGGGTCTTATGTCATTCATATGGTGATTGACGGGGTCAGCGGCGCGGATATTTCTGACACTTACGGATACAAGCGTCAGCAGGAGGTTGTTTTACTTCCGGGAACCAAAATCAAAATCATATCTGTTGGTACGGCGAATGATGGAAAACCACTTATTTATGCACAGGAGGTAAGGGAAAATGACCTGGGACGAGATTATGCAGATCGAGAACCCGAACGAAGCACTGCTCAAGATCGACGAAAAGATCGTCAAAGAGTATCTGTCGATAGCAGAGATGGAGAAACAGATCTTAAATTATATGGAGAAGCACGGGGTCAGTATGGAGGAGATGGCATTCTATCCGGACGGGCGCCACGTGATCGGGTATCAACTCGATGTGGGGGAGAACAGGGAGTAAAAGCAGAGAGCAGCGCGGGTGAACCGGCTGCTCTTTCTCATATCTTTGGCGCAGACACAATCGGGGAGAGGCTGTTCACCCGTGAGGAGGTTAAGGCCATGACGCCGGAAGAGGTACACAAAAATTATGACAAAATAAGAAGATCAATGAGAAAGTGGTAGCCATGAAGTGTGAAAGGAAGCACTTCGCATGAGTCCCGCGATTGAAAAAGCGGCGCGCGAACTGGCGCGATAGCGCCCAGGAAGCCTGAATTGATTTCGGGCTTGCGCACATTAAATGGAAAGGGGTCCCCACGGGAACTATGGTTCCCGCGAGTGAGCGCGCAGCGCGAACTGGCGCGATAGCGCCCAGGAAGCCCGAATTGATTTCGGGCTTGCGCACATTAAATGAAAAGGGCCCCCACGGGAACAACAGTTCCCGCGAGTGAGTGCGCGGCGCGAACTGGCGCGATAGCGCCCAGGAAGCCCGAATTGATTTCGGGCTTCCGCACATTAAATGAAAAGGGGCCCCCACGGGAACAACGGTTCCTGTGGGGAAACACGCGTATAACGACATGCAAAAGCGGCAAGGCTGGTGGCAGAGGGGTGAGCGTATGCCACAGGATTACAGGGCGGCCTACGAGGCGTTTCGCCGCCGGCCGCCGCAGATGCCGCGCGAGCGCGCCGCCTGCGTCGAGGCGATCGAGACGCTGCGCCGGTGGCTCGGCGACGGGCTGTTCTTCCAGGTGGAGGACACCATTATGGAGTACGGCGAGCTGCGCGAGAGGATCGGTTTTGCGGGCGGGTTTCAACAGGTGTCTTCTCACAGACCGCAAATGGGCGAAAAGCAGGACTGAAAGTGGTGAAATCGGCGAAAGCAGCGTGGTATTACACACTTCGACAAGTTTTGACAATCTGCGTGTAGACAATAGGATATGTCATGGGAAAATGTTGTTTGTGACCTGTTGAGACCGCGGCAAAAAACTTCTATGATTGTTAAGACGGAGGTGATCGGTTTGCGTGATATCGGCTCGATTGTCGGCGAAAACATCCGCTACTACCGCCAGCGGCGCGGCCTGAGCCAGGAAAAGCTGGCGCTGGAAGCGGAGATTTCCACATCCTATCTGGGGGACATTGAGCGCGGGGGACAAAATCCGACAATAAATACGCTGTACCTGATTGCCAAGGCACTGGGAATTGATGCGTATCTTCTGATCATCGAGAAGAGCTCCGTCTGCGTCAAGGACCGGTCGACACGCGAGCTGTACCGGCGCATCTACCGCGATCTGCTGCTGATGCCGGAGGAGTGCAGAGAGACGCTGGCGCAGTTCGCCGACGAATTTGCGGCGCTCTGCGCCAGATATGGGGAGTGAGCGGCAATGAAAGACTGCGCCTTTCGCGTCTGCGTCTCGGCGCCCGGCCGTTTCGGCCTTGAGCTTGTGCGGGTCGACCACACGGTTCTGGCCCGGCGGCCCGACCTGACAGCCGACGAGCAGGCGCTGCACCGGCTCGCCTTTACCATGAACCGGCTCGGCCTCTCGCAGGACCACTTCAACGATGTGGTGGACGACTTTCTCAACGACCAGAGACACAGTGCCTTGATTGGCCGCCCATAGGGCGGCTTTTTTTCTGCGCCGGCGGCGGCGCGGCCCTTTTCAATTGCCGCGCCGTGGGGTACAATAGAGGCAGGTATGAGAGGAGGCGGCCTTTGTGAGACAGCAAACTTTCTTTGAGGGGCAAAGCGGCCCCGATCCGCTGGCGAGCCGCCTGCGCCCCGAGACGCTCGACGAGTTTGTCGGCCAGAGGCATCTGCTCGGCGAGGGCAAGGTGCTGCGCCAGCTCATCGACCAGGACCAGGTATCCTCCATGATCTTCTGGGGGCCGCCGGGGGTGGGCAAGACTACCCTCGCGCGCATCATCGCGGGCAGAACCCGCGCAAACTTCATCAATTTCAGCGCCGTGACCAGCGGCATCAAGGAGATCAAAGAGGTCATGGCCCGCGCCGAGAGCAGCCGGCTGCTCGGCGAGCGCACCATTCTGTTTGTCGACGAGATTCACCGCTTCAACAAGGCCCAGCAGGACGCCTTTTTGCCCTATGTGGAAAAGGGCAGCATCGTGCTCATCGGCGCGACGACCGAGAACCCCTCGTTTGAGATCAACTCGGCGCTGCTGTCGCGCTGCCGGGTGTTTGTGCTCCAGGCGCTCTCGCCGGAGGATCTCGCGGCGCTGCTGCGCCGGGCTCTCTCAGACGAGCGGGGCTTCGGCGCTCAGACGGTCGAGATCACCCCGCAGCAGATCGATGTGATCGCGAACTTTGCAAACGGCGACGCGCGCACCGCGCTCGGCACGCTCGAGATGGTGGTGCTCAACGCCCGGCGCGAGGGGGACAGAACCGTCGTGACCGACGAGATTCTCGAGCAGTGCGTCAGCCGCAAGTCGCTGCTTTACGACAAGAGCGGCGAGGAGCACTACAACCTCATCTCGGCGCTGCACAAGTCCATGCGAAACAGCGACGCGGACGCCGCGGTCTACTGGCTTGCGCGCATGCTCGAGGCGGGGGAGGACCCGCTCTATGTGGCGCGGCGCCTCGTGCGCTTCGCGAGCGAGGACATCGGCATGGCCGACAGCCGCGCGCTCGAGATCGCTGTCGCGGCCTACCAGGCCTGCCACTTCATCGGCATGCCCGAGTGCAGCGTCAATCTGACCCATGTGGTGGTCTACTTCTCGCTCGCGCCGAAGTCGAACGCGCTCTACCGCGCGTATGAGAGCGCGAAGAGCGACGCGCTCGGCATGCTCGCCGAGCCGGTGCCGCTGCAGATACGAAACGCGCCGACAAAGCTGATGAAAGAGCTCGGCTACGGAAAGGGCTACCAGTACGCCCACGACACCGAGGAGAAGCTCACGGCCATGCGGTGTCTGTCCGAGTCGCTTGAGGGGCGCGTGTACTACGAGCCGACGGGCGAGGGCAGTGAGGCGCGCGTGCGCGAGCGGGTCGAGCAGATTCGCGCCTGGCGCAGAGAGCACGAAAAATAGGCGGGGGCCCATGGGGCCCCCGCTTTTTTGCTTTGTCAGGGCTATGCGTCGGTGACAACGAGCGTCTCGAGGTCGTCGTCATCGTCAGAGCCGCGGCGGTGCAGCACGAAGATGGTGGTTGTGGTATCGGCCGGGATGTCGGCGGTGAAAGAGAGCTCGATGTCGCGCAGCGGCAGGCGCACGGCGCGCTCGAGCGTGTCGATGTCCTGAAAGCGCGGGGTGGGATTGTCCTCGGTCTCGGCTATGTAGAACGCATAGGAGCCGGGGCGTACCCGCACGACGGAGGTAACCTCCTTGAAGCGCACATCGCGAAAGACCGTGCGCCCGTCGCGCAGCAGCAGATCGAGCGGATCGCTGTCCCAGGCGAGATTCGCCATGCGCAGGCAGCTCATGCCATAGGGCCGTGTGCAGGTGGCATCGGCGATCTGGAGCAGATCGAGGCCGCCCGCGGTGTTGATCACGGCGATGGTCGCGGTGTCGTTCGCGCGGAAGGGGACGGGCTTTTGCAGGTAGACGTAGCCGTCCTGCCCGACGACGGAGACGGTCTGAAAGCCCTCGGTGACATAGCCGTAGGGCGTCAGAGACGCGTAGCCGAGCTGGCGCACAACCCGCCAGTTGTTGACAAAGATCTGAAAGGGGACGTAGCCGTCGGCGGCGTTCAAAAAGCGCACAAGACCGGTCGGCGAGCCCGCGCAGTAGTAGCAGGGCGTCTGGCCGGAGCCGGGCGAGACGGGGCC from Feifania hominis includes these protein-coding regions:
- a CDS encoding helix-turn-helix domain-containing protein — protein: MRDIGSIVGENIRYYRQRRGLSQEKLALEAEISTSYLGDIERGGQNPTINTLYLIAKALGIDAYLLIIEKSSVCVKDRSTRELYRRIYRDLLLMPEECRETLAQFADEFAALCARYGE
- a CDS encoding AAA family ATPase — encoded protein: MRQQTFFEGQSGPDPLASRLRPETLDEFVGQRHLLGEGKVLRQLIDQDQVSSMIFWGPPGVGKTTLARIIAGRTRANFINFSAVTSGIKEIKEVMARAESSRLLGERTILFVDEIHRFNKAQQDAFLPYVEKGSIVLIGATTENPSFEINSALLSRCRVFVLQALSPEDLAALLRRALSDERGFGAQTVEITPQQIDVIANFANGDARTALGTLEMVVLNARREGDRTVVTDEILEQCVSRKSLLYDKSGEEHYNLISALHKSMRNSDADAAVYWLARMLEAGEDPLYVARRLVRFASEDIGMADSRALEIAVAAYQACHFIGMPECSVNLTHVVVYFSLAPKSNALYRAYESAKSDALGMLAEPVPLQIRNAPTKLMKELGYGKGYQYAHDTEEKLTAMRCLSESLEGRVYYEPTGEGSEARVRERVEQIRAWRREHEK
- a CDS encoding DUF4397 domain-containing protein — its product is MLVSTESSAGATPVIPLPNPGEGGPVDSGGGVPVIPLPNPGEGGPVDSGGGVPVIPLPNPGEGGPVSPGSGQTPCYYCAGSPTGLVRFLNAADGYVPFQIFVNNWRVVRQLGYASLTPYGYVTEGFQTVSVVGQDGYVYLQKPVPFRANDTATIAVINTAGGLDLLQIADATCTRPYGMSCLRMANLAWDSDPLDLLLRDGRTVFRDVRFKEVTSVVRVRPGSYAFYIAETEDNPTPRFQDIDTLERAVRLPLRDIELSFTADIPADTTTTIFVLHRRGSDDDDDLETLVVTDA